ATTATGGCCACAATGGATTACGTTCTTACAAAAATTTAATTCTGAATTAAATATCGAAAAACCATTAATACAACTAACTACTAATGAAGAAAAGTTTAAAAAATTAGAGAAATTTGTTTATGAAAATAATGATCCAACTTTACTAATTTTAAAAAGAGACTCAATATTAATCAAAAATATAAATAAAGCCTTCCAAACAAAAAATATAAAAGGAATGATCTCCTTCAAAGATGGAAGAATAAATGCTTTATCATTACTTCAAACATTAGATAAATATCTAAAAAATAAAAAAGTAAATTATTTACAAGGAGAAATAATAAAAATAAGAAAATCAAACAATCAATGGATTTCTACAACAAGGAATAATGAAAATATCAAATCTGACATGGTTATTTTGTGTAATTCACTAAAAGCGATTGATTTAATAGATAGCCGATCTCACAACATCAAATTAAAGCCTGTTTTAGGACAAGCTATGGAAATTGAGATTAATGATCCACAAGTTGATTTGTTATCGCTGCCAAAACAATTCAATATAAATGGTAAAAATATAATTCAAAAATCAAAAAATAAGCTAATTATTGGATCAACTGACGAATATAGTACTAAGCCAGAAAAAAATACATTCGAAAAACTCACAAATTTTCTCGATAAAAAACCAAATTGGCTGGAGAAAGGAAAAATTTCAAAAAAGTGGTACGGAATTAGGTCAAGACCAGATGGTGAACCTTCACCAATAATGAAAAATCTTGCAGATGGACTAATTATATGTACAGGTTTTTATAAAAATGGGATTTTACTTGCTCCCGCTTGCTCTAAATGGGTTGCTGATGAAATTAAAAATTACCTTTACTAATCTTTTGTTTCAGTAAAGTCTGCATCAATTACATCATCTCCACCTTTTTCATTTGAATCACTCTGATCAGGACCGCCTGCTGCACCAGTTGATGGAGGCTGATTGCCTGGTTGCTGATAAACAGATGAACCAACTGCATAAAGTTCTTGCTGGAGTTCTTCAAGAAGTTTTTTCATTGATTCATAATCTTCTTTTGAAGTTGCTTCTTTTAAAGCATTACTTTTTTCTTCAACTTTAGACTTTGCAGCAGCATCAATTTTGTCTCCTAACTCACCAAGTTGCTTTTCTGTCTGGTAGACAAGAGTTTCAGCTTGATTTTTTAAATCAATTTTTTCTCTTTTTTCTTTATCAGCAGATGCATTTGATTCAGCATCTTTTACCATTTTTTCTACTTCATTATCAGAAAGAGTAGAAGCACCAGTAATAGAAATACTTTGCTCTTTACCACTTCCTTTATCTTTAGCGGTAACACTAAGAATTCCATTTGCATCAATATCAAATGTAACTTCAATTTGCGGAACTCCTCTTGGTGCTGACGGTATTCCATCCAATCTAAAGGTTCCTAAGCTTTTGTTATCAGAAGCCATTTCTCTTTCACCCTGTAAAACATGTATTTCAACATTTGTTTGACCGTCTACAGCAGTTGAATATGTTTCAGATTTCTTTGTAGGTACTGTAGTATTTCGATTTATCATTTTTGTCATTACTCCGCCTAGAGTCTCTACACCTAGAGAAAGTGGAGTAACGTCAAGCAACAATATATCTTTAACCTCTCCTGCCAAAACTCCTCCCTGTATTGCAGCTCCAACAGCTACTACCTCATCAGGATTAACGGTTTGATTTGGATCTTTACCAATTATTTTTTTAACTAAGTCTAGAACAGCAGGTATTCTGGATGAGCCTCCGACCATAACAACTTCATCAATTTCACTAGTAGAAATTTTTGCATCGCTTATAGCTCTCTCAACTGGGGTCTTACACCTATCAATTAAAGAAGCTGCTAGTTCCTCGAACTTTGCTCTAGTAAGGTTCAAATCTAAATGTTTTGGTCCTTCAGGCGTGGCTGTAATAAAAGGTAAATTTATCTCACTTTGCGTAGCATTTGAGAGCTCTATTTTTGCTTTTTCTGCAGCTTCAGTCAATCTTTGCAAAGCTTGCTTATCTTGTCTGAGATCAATTCCCTCATTTGATTTAAAAGTATTAGCTAAGTGATCTACAATACATCTATCAAAATCATCACCACCTAGATGTGTGTCTCCAGAAGTAGATAGAACTTCAGTTACTCCATCTCCTGCTTCAATAACTGAGACATCAAATGTTCCTCCCCCTAAATCAAAAACAAGAATTTTTTCATTTTCTTTATCTAAACCATATGCTAAAGCTGCAGCGGTTGGCTCATTAACAATTCTAAGGACTTCTAAACCTGCAATCTTTCCAGCATCTTTAGTAGCCTGTCTTT
The genomic region above belongs to Prochlorococcus marinus XMU1405 and contains:
- a CDS encoding NAD(P)/FAD-dependent oxidoreductase, translating into MKSLKENFQKAKIVIIGSGIIGKFNALELSELGFQVTIIDPTQLQNSSNAALGLLMGNMYQKRRGRSWDLRKQSIELWPQWITFLQKFNSELNIEKPLIQLTTNEEKFKKLEKFVYENNDPTLLILKRDSILIKNINKAFQTKNIKGMISFKDGRINALSLLQTLDKYLKNKKVNYLQGEIIKIRKSNNQWISTTRNNENIKSDMVILCNSLKAIDLIDSRSHNIKLKPVLGQAMEIEINDPQVDLLSLPKQFNINGKNIIQKSKNKLIIGSTDEYSTKPEKNTFEKLTNFLDKKPNWLEKGKISKKWYGIRSRPDGEPSPIMKNLADGLIICTGFYKNGILLAPACSKWVADEIKNYLY
- the dnaK gene encoding molecular chaperone DnaK gives rise to the protein MGKVVGIDLGTTNSCVAVMEGGKPTVIANAEGFRTTPSVVAYTKNQDQLVGQIAKRQAVMNPENTFYSAKRFVGRRVDEVNEESKEVSYSVEKSGSSVKLKCPILDKQFSPEEVSSQVLRKLADDAGKYLGEKITQAVITVPAYFNDSQRQATKDAGKIAGLEVLRIVNEPTAAALAYGLDKENEKILVFDLGGGTFDVSVIEAGDGVTEVLSTSGDTHLGGDDFDRCIVDHLANTFKSNEGIDLRQDKQALQRLTEAAEKAKIELSNATQSEINLPFITATPEGPKHLDLNLTRAKFEELAASLIDRCKTPVERAISDAKISTSEIDEVVMVGGSSRIPAVLDLVKKIIGKDPNQTVNPDEVVAVGAAIQGGVLAGEVKDILLLDVTPLSLGVETLGGVMTKMINRNTTVPTKKSETYSTAVDGQTNVEIHVLQGEREMASDNKSLGTFRLDGIPSAPRGVPQIEVTFDIDANGILSVTAKDKGSGKEQSISITGASTLSDNEVEKMVKDAESNASADKEKREKIDLKNQAETLVYQTEKQLGELGDKIDAAAKSKVEEKSNALKEATSKEDYESMKKLLEELQQELYAVGSSVYQQPGNQPPSTGAAGGPDQSDSNEKGGDDVIDADFTETKD